In Candida dubliniensis CD36 chromosome 6, complete sequence, the following are encoded in one genomic region:
- a CDS encoding mitochondrial intermediate peptidase, mitochondrial precursor, putative (Similar to S. cerevisiae OCT1;~In S. cerevisiae: mitochondrial intermediate peptidase, cleaves N-terminal residues of a subset of proteins upon import, after their cleavage by mitochondrial processing peptidase (Mas1p-Mas2p); may contribute to mitochondrial iron homeostasis): protein MKAGIPLSRCTQRIPLLAARHVSRNITTTTTISKLSLAPDYNHIRKVFDSQKYFNHFTKQGSHATLFSSPQTGLFHNEYLTTPQGLVDFSQQSLGQAKELVSEMLSQVNTADGKLKFIKKLDQLSDILCRVIDVAEFIRVVHPSVKWINAAQQTHEMMFEFMNQLNTNVDLYSSLRDTLNNPVITEQLTAEEIKVGEYLKQDFERSGIHMDPQTRENFVTITQEISLLGSQFGNQINGLKSYWCPITVSEWESIEDSQLKKEIKNYQSKYDGIREPESIQIPLVASIPYTILTNCSSDSLRKKVWIALHNSPDEQIETLNRFISYRALLSKMLNYKSFADYQLEHKMAKTPENVITFLSNLQKSLIKKGVVEELSQLAEIKHDGGNSSNVNDIVNDIKPWDRDYLLAKLQSRMQSEVSAGNVKDYFSVGTVIAGLNELFTRLYDISFVPVAALKGETWDSHQVRKIKVVDNAANKTLGFLYLDFWSTKVLPSHFTIVCSRRLNTSIGSETIESMENLVQLDDDYQLPVVSLVCNFASSGNFSFGRFAGVENEKPTLLTLDQVDTIFHEMGHAMHSMIGRTELHNLSGTRCSTDFVELPSVLMESFSKDPRVICQIGRHFDTDEKLPEALLEQAQEHRIMLDACETFMQSKMAMLDQKLHNEEMVKLLAKGLYEVDSTKVYHSVEKELRVFADEWSTWHGKFPHLFSYGAVYYSYLLDRAIADKIWQGLFAKDPWNGEAGKKYKESVLKWGGTRDPWECLADALGNDELKQGDSRAMEIIGQNSNL, encoded by the coding sequence ATGAAGGCAGGTATACCACTACTGCGATGTACTCAAAGAATACCTTTATTGGCAGCACGTCATGTCTCGAGGAAcatcacaacaacaacaacaatttccAAGCTCTCATTAGCTCCAGACTACAACCATATTAGAAAAGTGTTTGATAGTCAAAAATACTTCAACCACTTTACTAAACAGGGCTCTCATGCAACTTTATTTAGTTCTCCGCAAACAGGGTTGTTTCATAATGAATATTTAACCACACCACAGGGACTAGTTGATTTTTCCCAGCAGTCGCTTGGCCAAGCAAAAGAATTGGTCAGTGAAATGCTTTCACAAGTCAACACTGCTGATGGGAAActtaaatttattaaaaaactAGACCAGTTGTCGGATATTTTGTGTCGAGTAATTGATGTGGCCGAATTCATACGTGTTGTCCACCCTAGTGTCAAATGGATAAATGCAGCCCAACAAACACACGAAATGATGTTTGAATTTATGAATCAGTTAAACACCAATGTTGATCTATATTCAAGTCTCCGTGATACTTTGAATAACCCAGTGATTACCGAGCAGTTGACAGCAGAAGAAATAAAGGTGGGAGAATATTTGAAACAGGATTTTGAACGATCTGGTATACATATGGATCCACAAACAAGAGAAAACTTTGTTACTATAACTCAAGAAATATCGTTGTTGGGCTCCCAATTTGGAAACCAGATAAATGGTTTAAAGTCGTACTGGTGTCCCATAACAGTTTCGGAATGGGAAAGTATTGAAGATagtcaattgaagaaggaAATCAAGAACTATCAGTCGAAATATGATGGTATTAGAGAGCCTGAATCAATCCAGATTCCTCTTGTTGCAAGCATTCCCTATACGATCTTGACAAATTGTAGTAGCGATTCGTTGCGTAAAAAAGTGTGGATAGCTTTGCATAATTCACCTGatgaacaaattgaaacattGAATAGATTTATTTCCTATAGagcattattatcaaaaatgCTAAACTACAAGTCGTTTGCAGATTATCAATTAGAACACAAGATGGCGAAAACTCCTGAAAATGTCATCACGTTTTTATCCAATTTACAAAAGtcattaatcaaaaaagGTGTAGTAGAAGAGTTGAGCCAATTAGCAGAAATAAAGCACGATGGTGGCAACTCGTCTAATGTCAATGATATTGTCAATGACATTAAACCATGGGACAGAGATTATTTATTGGCAAAGCTTCAGCTGAGAATGCAATCTGAAGTGTCTGCTGGTAATGTTAAAGACTACTTTTCGGTAGGAACCGTTATTGCAGGGTTGAATGAGTTATTTACCAGATTATAtgatatttcttttgttcCTGTGGCTGCATTGAAAGGTGAGACGTGGGATTCACACCAAGTGCGCAAGATTAAAGTTGTTGACAATGCTGCAAACAAAACTTTAGGATTTCTTTATTTGGATTTCTGGTCGACCAAAGTATTGCCATCTCATTTCACAATTGTGTGTCTGAGAAGATTGAACACAAGTATAGGTAGTGAAACAATAGAAAGTATGGAGAATCTTGTCCAATTGGATGATGATTATCAATTGCCAGTTGTTTCACTTGTGTGCAATTTTGCCAGTTCAGGCAACTTTCTGTTTGGAAGATTTGCTGgtgttgaaaatgaaaagcCAACATTATTGACATTAGACCAGGTTGATACGATTTTCCATGAAATGGGACACGCAATGCACTCGATGATTGGGAGAACGGAATTGCATAATTTATCGGGGACTCGTTGCTCTACGGATTTCGTGGAATTACCGTCGGTGTTGATGGAGTCTTTTAGTAAAGATCCAAGAGTTATATGCCAAATAGGTCGTCATTTTGACACAGACGAAAAGCTACCTGAAGCACTTCTTGAACAAGCACAAGAACATAGGATCATGTTGGACGCGTGTGAAACATTTATGCAATCAAAAATGGCCATGTTGGATCAAAAATTGCATAATGAAGAGATGGTTAAATTATTGGCCAAGGGGCTATATGAAGTTGATTCTACTAAGGTGTATCATCTGGTTGAAAAGGAATTGAGAGTCTTTGCAGATGAATGGTCTACATGGCACGGAAAGTTTCCTCATTTGTTTTCTTATGGAGCAGTGTATTACTCCTATCTTTTGGATCGAGCAATTGCCGATAAGATTTGGCAAGGACTATTTGCTAAAGATCCATGGAATGGCGAGGCCGGTAAAAAGTATAAGGAGAGTGTTTTAAAATGGGGTGGTACTAGAGATCCATGGGAATGTCTTGCTGATGCATTGGGAAATGACGAATTAAAGCAGGGTGACTCACGAGCAATGGAAATTATTGGTCAGAATAGTAATTTATAG
- a CDS encoding serine/threonine-protein kinase, putative (Similar to S. cerevisiae PKH3;~In S. cerevisiae: protein kinase with similarity to mammalian phosphoinositide-dependent kinase 1 (PDK1) and yeast Pkh1p and Pkh2p, two redundant upstream activators of Pkc1p), whose product MSGLEHLQNLSIQPSNRSTQQQQIISQPQAQYSQSAAKRRSARDYQFGAKIGEGSYSTVYSALDKYTNRTYAIKVLSKRHIVKENKIKYVNIEKTTLNRLGQQHPGIVQLYYTFQDESSLFFVLDFAEYGELLSIIRKFGSLSESVSKFYMCQIIDAVRFIHSKGVIHRDLKPENILVGHDFNLKITDFGAAKLLGNHEEFNGEKIDYNSVDASPEVSDTDRKGSFVGTAEYVSPELLKHNVCGFESDIWAIGCILYQFFHGVPPFKGSTEYLTFEKIINVDYSYKSPIPLPPDVIQLIDSILVSEPSARATIPRIMSSKWFSEIPWDDQNFIWHRKVPRFEAFGAVTPSPAMPPMMKNGTNRNVNKSNSYHQLQSQISASEFGFIPSIAAKKSYKPPTMIKNNVAMPALNQTTYNPNYQQHVPHPPPISSQPVVQQNMPPQIQPQRSGSAQTPQFAPVAAPNRPPIASMQVRQAGPQVLVPQKTPPFPKEKNSTPNLRDNTSFAQMTPRRNGEIPGQQSPFAKSQQSSQPSPPPPPPPSQKFVYQSQQQKQQEDVTGSRNTSTNAAAAAFATKNLPQQTYKTTNDSSISPAMKSKKVQENFIKFSEVSGLLKHDEKILKMDNLIKSVLSKKYLNKPEYQVLDDSVLDELTSKYASILKQESKVVITIVTNMARVFFIDASLNVMLVDLKANKGADYSMYDYEFENIVDEDGNLLPKQDEAFGYLIIELIKDGGDLVFLQRISDEQRLKLTNAVKVLDKNGEEVVVGASHGWIDCLLIAREISIEQSQDKKQPRSVSSSSNVSINEAKSEKSKKKKPSLPNKKPRPKKKGTSSNGTPQTTPTQSQPSNFAFAAAAAVHYQK is encoded by the coding sequence ATGTCAGGGTTAGAACATCTACAGAACTTATCTATCCAGCCGTCAAATCGGAGTACtcaacagcaacaaatCATTTCTCAACCACAAGCACAGTACTCACAACTGGCGGCTAAACGAAGATCTGCCAGAGACTATCAGTTTGGAGCTAAAATAGGAGAGGGGTCATATTCTACAGTATACTCTGCGTTGGATAAATATACCAATAGAACATATGCTATTAAAGTGTTATCCAAACGACATATAGTGAAAGAgaacaaaattaaatatgTCAATATCGAAAAAACCACTTTGAACAGATTGGGTCAACAGCATCCGGGAATCGTTCAATTATACTATACTTTTCAAGATGAGAGTAgcttattttttgttttggattTTGCAGAATATGGCGAATTATTGTCCATCATCAGAAAATTCGGATCTTTGTCAGAATCAGTGCTGAAATTTTACATGTGTCAAATAATAGATGCCGTAAGGTTTATTCATCTGAAAGGGGTGATCCATCGAGACTTGAAACCAGAAAATATCTTAGTTGGGCATGACTTTAATTTAAAGATCACTGATTTTGGAGCAGCCAAGTTGTTAGGCAACCACGAAGAATTTAACGGTGAGAAAATAGACTACAATTCAGTAGATGCCAGTCCTGAAGTATCTGATACAGATAGAAAGGGATCGTTTGTGGGCACAGCTGAATACGTGTCTCCGGAATTACTTAAACATAATGTTTGTGGGTTTGAATCTGATATTTGGGCTATTGGGTGTATActatatcaattttttcatgGCGTGCCGCCGTTCAAAGGAAGCACGGAATATTTGACTTTTGAGAAGATTATTAATGTTGACTACTCGTACAAATCGCCAATACCCTTACCACCTGATGTGATCCAGTTGATAGACCTGATACTTGTTTCTGAACCATCTGCACGAGCCACAATCCCACGTATCATGTCGTCAAAGTGGTTTTCTGAAATACCTTGGGACGATCAGAATTTTATATGGCACAGGAAGGTCCCTCGGTTTGAAGCGTTTGGTGCAGTTACACCGTCACCAGCAATGCCGCCAATGATGAAGAACGGCACCAACAGAAACGTCAATAAATCCAACTCTTACCATCAGTTGCAGTCACAGATACTGGCTTCTGAGTTTGGATTCATTCCGTCAATAGCAGCAAAAAAATCTTATAAACCCCCAACGATGATAAAGAACAACGTAGCAATGCCTGCGTTGAACCAAACTACATATAATCccaattatcaacaacatgTACCACACCCACCTCCTATTTCATCTCAACCAGTAGTACAACAAAATATGCCGCCACAAATTCAACCGCAGAGAAGTGGTTCAGCACAAACACCCCAATTTGCACCAGTTGCAGCTCCTAATCGACCACCGATTGCTAGCATGCAAGTTAGACAAGCCGGGCCGCAAGTGTTGGTACCACAAAAAACTCCCCCTTTCCCAAAGGAAAAGAACAGTACACCAAATTTAAGAGACAACACATCTTTTGCACAAATGACTCCAAGAAGAAACGGGGAGATACCAGGACAACAATCACCATTTGCAAAATCACAACAGTCACTGCAACCGCTGCCGccgccaccaccaccaccatcacaAAAATTTGTGTATCAactgcaacaacaaaaacaacaagaagatgTAACGGGCTCTAGGAATACATCTACAAATGCAGCGGCGGCAGCGTTTGCTACAAAAAATTTGCCACAGCAAACTTATAAAACAACCAATGATTCTTCTATACTGCCAGCAATGAAGAGCAAAAAAGTACAAGAGAATTTCATAAAATTCAGTGAGGTCTCTGGTCTCTTGAAGCACGATgaaaagattttgaaaatggaCAATTTGATCAAGCTGGTTTTGAGcaagaaatatttaaataagCCCGAATATCAGGTGTTAGATGATTCTGTTTTGGATGAGTTGACTTCCAAATATGCAAGTATTCTTAAACAAGAATCGAAGGTAGTCATCACCATTGTCACTAATATGGCTCGTGTATTCTTTATAGATGCATCCTTGAACGTCATGCTAGTCGATTTAAAGGCAAACAAGGGAGCAGACTATCTGATGtatgattatgaatttGAGAacattgttgatgaagatggtAATTTACTTCCAAAGCAAGATGAAGCGTTTGGGTACttgattattgaattgattaaagACGGGGGAGATTTGGTATTCCTACAGAGAATTAGCGATGAGCAAAGATTAAAATTGACCAATGCTGTCAAGGTTTTAGACAAAAACGGCGAGGAAGTGGTCGTCGGCGCTAGTCATGGGTGGATCGACTGTTTACTAATAGCTCgagaaatttcaattgagcAAAGTCAAGATAAAAAGCAACCACGATCTGTGAGCTCGTCATCTAATGTAAGTATCAATGAAGCCAAATCAGAAaagtcaaagaaaaagaaaccgTCATTACCAAATAAGAAACCCAGACCCAAGAAGAAAGGTACAAGCTCCAACGGAACGCCTCAAACAACACCCACTCAAAGTCAACCATCAAACTTTGCATTTGCAGCGGCAGCAGCTGTACACtaccaaaaataa
- a CDS encoding high-affinity glutamine permease, putative (Similar to S. cerevisiae GNP1), which yields MFKKEDQAVSKEVRPEELGSFTGSEEKYSSNEFLNTENKTAFQNFIDSFRRKQASEDESAGKQLAKGISKRHLILMSLVTGIGTGLLVGTGQVLRKSGPLFLVVGYAIAGSFVYPTLQAAGEMAVNYSELSGGYNSYTRMFVEDSINFAISWNYCIQWLSVISIELVTAAITIEYWISETKVNPDAWVAIFYVVIVVIHFIGSKAYGEFEFIIGSIKVCLLIGFIIMGIVLDTGGGPTGEFIGGRYWKNPGPTNNGFKGFCSVFVTAAFSYGQSEFVALSAAEQPNPRKAIPTACRLIFWRIIVLFLGSLTIVGLLVPSNSTHLMSEGSSSSNTSPYVLSAALHGVKAVPSIINAVILMSVTSVASSSLYSASRTLQSLAEQGFAPTWFNYIDRAGRPTRALLIAAIIGLFAFIAAYKKQVTVFNWLLAISGLSQVFTWSGICLSHVRFRQALKYNNISTDALGYKATTGVWGSYYALIWYALVLISQFWIALFPIGASKPDANNFFQSYLGAIVLVVFYVGHKLYTRKWRLLIPISEIDINNERTIFDEEILNLERQEEQDKWERAPWHKKIVIFAFSH from the coding sequence ATGTTTAAAAAGGAAGACCAGGCTGTTTCCAAGGAGGTTCGGCCAGAGGAGTTGGGAAGCTTTACTGGCTCCgaagaaaaatattcaaGCAATGAATTTCTAAATACTGAAAATAAAACTGCATTCCAAAACTTTATTGATTCCTTCCGAAGAAAACAAGCCAGTGAAGATGAAAGTGCAGGGAAGCAATTGGCAAAAGGTATTAGCAAGCgtcatttaattttgatgtCCTTGGTTACTGGTATAGGTACTGGTCTTTTGGTTGGTACGGGTCAGGTTTTGCGTAAGTCTGGTCCattatttcttgttgttggttaTGCCATTGCCGGGTCGTTTGTGTACCCTACATTGCAAGCTGCTGGTGAAATGGCAGTGAATTACTCTGAGTTATCTGGTGGTTACAATTCATATACAAGGATGTTTGTTGAAGACAGTATCAATTTTGCCATTTCTTGGAATTATTGTATTCAGTGGTTGAGTGTTATTAGTATTGAGCTTGTTACAGCTGCCATTACCATTGAATATTGGATTAGTGAAACAAAAGTGAATCCCGATGCATGGGTCGCCATTTTTtatgttgttattgttgttattcattttattgGTTCCAAAGCCTATGGTGAATTTGAGTTTATTATCGGGCTGATTAAAGTTTGTTTGCTCATCGGTTTCATTATCATGGGTATTGTTCTTGACACTGGTGGTGGACCAACTGGTGAATTCATTGGTGGTAGATATTGGAAAAACCCAGGTCCAACTAATAATGGATTTAAAGGATTCTGTTCAGTTTTCGTCACCGCTGCATTTTCGTATGGACAATCTGAGTTTGTCGCATTATCTGCCGCTGAACAACCAAACCCACGCAAAGCAATCCCAACTGCATGCAGACTTATCTTCTGGCGTATCATTGTTTTGTTCCTTGGGTCACTTACCATTGTTGGTTTGCTTGTGCCATCGAACTCGACTCATTTGATGAGTGAAGGTAGCAGTAGTTCCAACACCTCACCATATGTTCTTTCTGCTGCCCTTCATGGTGTCAAAGCAGTTCCTTCTATTATCAATGCCGTTATTCTTATGTCTGTCACATCAGTTGCTTCGTCGTCTTTGTATTCCGCATCAAGAACTTTGCAATCATTGGCGGAACAAGGATTCGCACCAACTTGGTTCAACTATATTGATAGAGCTGGTAGACCAACAAGAGCATTATTGATTGCTGCTATCATTGGTTTGTTTGCATTTATTGCTGCATACAAAAAGCAAGTCACTGTTTTCAATTGGCTTTTAGCTATTTCTGGTTTATCACAAGTGTTCACATGGAGTGGAATTTGTCTTTCACATGTTAGATTTAGGCAAGCGTTGAAATACAACAATATCTCGACCGATGCATTAGGTTACAAGGCTACTACTGGAGTTTGGGGCTCATACTATGCCTTGATTTGGTATGCATTGGTTTTAATTTCACAATTCTGGATTGCTTTGTTCCCAATTGGTGCATCGAAACCAGATGCAAATAACTTTTTCCAAAGTTACCTTGGTGCTATTGTTTTAGTTGTATTTTACGTTGGACACAAATTGTACACTCGTAAATGGAGATTGTTGATTCCAATAAgtgaaattgatattaacaACGAAAGAACTATTTTCGACGAAGAAATCTTGAACCTAGAAAGACAAGAGGAACAAGACAAATGGGAAAGAGCTCCTTGGCATAAAAAAATAGTGATATTTGCTTTTAGTCATTGA
- a CDS encoding uncharacterized protein (conserved hypothetical protein;~possibly fungal-conserved), which produces MLRSLSRDSFTTLIEENDDNENDDLQSQSQHENTEELTSDLISLISQETLINTSVQIMNQNVSQFNKHYELPLISSYLHTGVSLYLSFQDLLNNKPPLLTRTSSMMNINNLLRRPFRNSSFLTIHKHESMSNKFEFCHVDFKIHSNHITYYILKFPTLDETIYLINNNSSKPTVDFEYKKTCFRITGVTGTTSVIGVSPEIKLYVMNPNSKNLLTYNTTVLNGKKLQINNGLSKLVNSQDQSRINEMLRNEKPVISIPMGRYLDQGDAKLKLDNSSVNGGATKHKSNVIKHGVIRLFDYKEEEENAESNTVSNDMLVLCCVLLVLREQEYRKFKSG; this is translated from the coding sequence ATGTTGAGATCACTCAGCAGAGATAGTTTCACAACATTAATAGAGGAGAATGATGacaatgaaaatgatgacTTGCAACTGCAACTGCAACACGAAAATACAGAGGAGCTTACATCTGATTTGATCTCATTGATTTCACAAGAAACATTGATAAATACCAGTGTCCAAATCATGAATCAGAACGTATCACAGTTCAATAAACACTATGAATTACCATTAATACTGAGCTATTTGCATACAGGAGTTAGTTTGTATCTAAGTTTTCAGGATCTCCTCAATAACAAGCCGCCCCTCTTAACGAGAACATCGTCAATGATGAATATTAATAACTTGTTACGACGACCATTTAgaaattcttcatttttgaCCATACACAAGCATGAGAGTATGAGTAATAAGTTTGAGTTTTGCCAtgttgatttcaaaatacaCTCTAATCATATTACCTACTACATTTTAAAGTTCCCAACATTAGATGAAACGATATACTtaattaacaacaatagcTCTAAGCCTActgttgattttgaataCAAGAAAACATGTTTTAGAATTACAGGAGTTACAGGCACAACCTCAGTGATTGGAGTCTCGCCAGAGATAAAGTTATATGTAATGAATCCCAATTCCAAGAATCTATTAACTTATAATACAACAGTGTTGAATGGCAAAAAACTTCAGATAAATAATGGCTTGAGCAAATTAGTTAATAGTCAAGATCAGTCACGAATAAATGAGATGTTGAGGAACGAGAAGCCAGTGATTAGCATTCCTATGGGTAGGTATTTAGATCAAGGTGATgccaaattgaaattagaCAACAGCAGCGTTAACGGCGGTGCTACTAAACACAAACTGAACGTAATAAAGCATGGTGTAATTAGATTGTTTGATTATaaggaagaagaggagAATGCAGAAAGTAATACCGTAAGTAATGACATGCTAGTGTTGTGCTGTGTATTATTAGTGTTGAGAGAACAAGAATACAGGAAGTTTAAAAGTggttaa
- a CDS encoding nucleolar protein, putative (Similar to S. cerevisiae NOP58;~In S. cerevisiae: protein involved in pre-rRNA processing, 18S rRNA synthesis, and snoRNA synthesis; component of the small subunit processome complex, which is required for processing of pre-18S rRNA), producing the protein MAYVLTETAAGYALLKAADKKIHKSSSLVEDLNTAEKVAEQFKIHRFEKFQSAANALEEANAIIEGKVSESLQKLLEDAKSDKKATLIVSEAKLGNAINKLGLNFQVVSDAASLDLQRAIKQFLPDLLPGLDDSALKQMSLGLAHSMGRHKLKFSADKVDTMIIQAIALLDDLDKELNTYAMRCKEWYGWHFPELAKMITDSVAYARIILTMGVRSNASETDLSEILPEEVEEQVKAAAEVSMGTEITEDDLNNIKALAEQIVDFAAYREQLSNYLSSRMKAIAPNLTAMVGELVGARLIAHAGSLTSLAKAPASTVQILGAEKALFRALKTKHDTPKYGIIYHASLVGQASGKNKGRIARTLAAKAAVSLRYDCFDEERDESDDFGLENRAKVESRLSQLEGRDMRTTSKVVREQPKVEITEARAYNADADSTAAAAAAVAPTADSDDEESETEEVEEKKSKKEKKKEKKEKKEKKKDKKRKRDDDKEEGSSKKSKKDKKEKKEKKEKKKKKEKK; encoded by the coding sequence ATGGCTTACGTTTTAACAGAAACAGCAGCAGGATACGCCTTATTGAAGGCAGCtgataaaaaaattcaCAAATCTTCCTCTTTAGTTGAAGATTTAAACACTGCCGAGAAAGTTGCTGAACAGTTCAAGATTCATcgttttgaaaaatttcaatcaGCAGCAAACGCTTTGGAAGAAGCTAATGCCATTATTGAAGGAAAAGTCTCAGAAAGTTTAcagaaattattagaagatGCCAAATCAGATAAGAAGGCTACCTTAATTGTGTCAGAAGCCAAATTAGGTAATGccattaataaattgggTTTGAACTTTCAAGTTGTGAGTGATGCTGCTTCTTTGGATTTGCAAAGGGCcatcaaacaatttttgcCAGACTTATTACCTGGTTTAGACGATTCAGCATTAAAACAGATGTCATTGGGTTTAGCTCACTCAATGGGCCGtcataaattaaaattctCTGCCGACAAGGTAGATACCATGATTATTCAAGCTATAGCCTTATTGGACGATTTagataaagaattaaatacCTATGCCATGAGATGTAAGGAATGGTACGGTTGGCATTTCCCAGAATTGGCCAAAATGATTACTGATTCTGTTGCATATGCTAGAATTATTTTGACCATGGGTGTTAGATCCAATGCATCTGAGACCGATTTATCTGAGATTTTACcagaagaagttgaagaacAAGTTAAAGCTGCTGCTGAAGTCTCTATGGGGACTGAAATTACTGAAGATGATTTGAATAACATAAAAGCATTGGCCGAgcaaattgttgatttcgCTGCTTATAGAGAACAGTTGTCCAATTACTTATCCTCTCGTATGAAAGCAATTGCTCCAAACTTGACTGCTATGGTTGGAGAATTAGTTGGTGCTAGATTGATTGCTCACGCAGGTTCATTGACATCATTAGCTAAAGCCCCAGCTTCAACTGTACAAATTTTGGGTGCCGAAAAGGCTTTATTCAGAGCTTTGAAAACCAAGCACGACACACCAAAGTATGGTATAATTTATCATGCTTCTTTGGTTGGTCAAGCCAGTGGTAAAAATAAAGGTAGAATTGCAAGAACATTGGCTGCTAAGGCTGCTGTGTCATTGAGATATGATTGCTTTGACGAAGAAAGAGATGAATCAGATGATTTTGGTTTAGAAAATAGAGCCAAGGTTGAAAGTAGATTGAGTCAATTGGAAGGACGTGATATGAGAACCACCTCTAAAGTTGTCAGAGAGCAACCAAAAGTCGAGATAACCGAAGCTCGTGCTTATAATGCCGATGCTGATTCaactgctgctgctgctgctgctgttgctcCAACTGCTGATTCAGACGACGAAGAATCTGAGActgaagaagttgaagaaaagaaatctaagaaagagaaaaagaaggaaaagaaagaaaagaaagagaaaaagaaggataagaagagaaaaagagatgatgataaagaagaaggatCTTCTAAGAAACTGAAAAAGgataaaaaggaaaagaaagagaaaaaggaaaagaagaaaaagaaggaaaagaaataa